ATTTAGGTATCACTGTATAAGAATCACCAACTGCCATCGACTTTGCAATAACTGCTTTAGTCACTTGATCTAAAACTAAAATAGCAATGGTGATAAACAATGTGATACTAACAAAATATGGTTTTTTCATTTGTTCCTCCCCGGAGAAATACAATTTATCTGATTCAACGATTCTCCGTATGTTCTTTACAACATGTTATATTATACCTTGATTGAATGTATATTTTCAAACTAATAAAGAAAGCACTATTTTGTATTCAGAAACTATTAATAGTCAACCCACTCCATGCCTGTTATTTTACAACGAGGTTTCAGATTATATTGATCATTATTGTTTTTCATTATGTACATAGTGGTTGGAATATAGAAATCTTTAATTTTTCTCAACCCGAAAACAACTACTTTTCTATTAAAATGATCTATGAATACCATATCTAAGTTTAACGAATTATTATGACGTGATTTCAAAATTATACACCATGCCAAATTTTTTCAATGAAACATCTATGTAAAAAGTTGTAGCTATACAACCAATCTTTAATATTTTGATAATTATGATGCTTTTTAATAGAAGAATGCGTCAATTTTCCTTGCAATATTTTAGTTAAAAAAACATTAGCACTCTCGTTTATCACTTTATGCAATCCTAGAATATGAGGTAAATGGTCTTTACTAAATCTTATTTCTGCCACTTTTATAGATTTATCAGAAATATGCAAAAAACATTTCTTTCTGGTAAAACAATTAATATAATCATTCAAAAGAAGACGAAAATCAATAATATCATTATATTCAATTTTGTAAATATTATTTTTATTCATTTTTGCCTTCAAAATTATAAAATTTCCCTGCCACTTTTAAGCAACAGGGAAATTATGTATTGAGTGTGTGGGTAGTAATGGTGTCTACTACCAGGACCAACGACAAGTTATAAGTCCACTGTCAAGGCTATACAATCACACTCCAATTGTATACAATTTTTAGACGTCTAATTAGAAGAAAGGACAGAACAAAAAAGCTTTCTTCATGTTTAATTATGAAAGGAATCTTAGATTTGTAAATATATTAGGGCAAATCTGTGGATAACTAGATTTATCCACAGACATTTATATGAATCTCTAAAAATTTATAAACTAGTTATTCAGTTTTACCCTTTTCATCCTTTGCTTTGGGATTCTTTTTAGGATGAATATACTCATAAGTCTTGGCTTCTTCTGCAGTAATAGGACGTGAGGATACTTTATAGGGTTTGATGTAATTCATTTCTGATACATCAAAGGAGCCATCTTTATTTACATGTTCTATATAGGCTACATGTCCTAATTTACCTTTTGTTGTCTGCATTAAGGCATGCACGGCGGGTTTATGATTGACCACATATCCGTCTTTTTTAGCATCTTTAGCCCAATTTTCTGCGTCACCCCAACGGTTGCTGATTAAGTTGCCATCTTTTTTCACTTTATCAAATACATAGTAAGTGCACTGTCCTTTTTCATACGTATTGTTGCGCATAGGATCGGGCTTCAATTGCTCAATCCATTTCGCTACTTCATTTTTATTTTCATAGAAAAAGAATGCAGCGCCTCCGAAAATCACGAGCAACACAGCTATTTTTAATAGTTTTTTCATTAATTTATCTCTTTATGCTCCTAAATAATTAAATCTAAACTCAATACCATCCGGACCTTTAATCCATTTATGTGCAGTTTCTGGGTAGTGGTAATCTACATAAGCTAAGCCATAAGTTTCTGAGCTTTCCATACGTTTCATGCTCGACATCCAATGATTTACAGCTAAATGATGATGGTAACCACCTGAAGCCATGAAAAGTGATGAAGAGTTTACATAAGAAGATTCTGCTAAACCAAAATACTTCAAATAGAAATCTTTTACTTCTTTCAATCGAATCGTTTTTAGATGTACATTTCCTATTTTCGTATCAGGCGGTAAGGTTTCCCAATCTTTATGCGTTCTTAAATTCATCAATTTGGAAGCATATAATGGTCTCGTATCCATAATGACGCGGTCTTCTTTATCATAATTCCAAGTTTCTTCTGGCAAATCTGCATAAAATTCAAAGCCGTTACCTTCTGGATCACTCAAATATATAGAAGTACTGACATCATGTTCAGCGCCGTTAATCACAATATCTTGTTCTGTTAAATGTGCCATTAAATCTGCCAAATCTGCATGTGTCGGTAATTTAATTCCAATGTGAAATAGTCCCGCTTCAGAAACTAAGGGCTCCCTACCATGATCTAATTGTCTTAATGTAATTCGGTGTCCTGAATCGCCTACTTCGTATTGAATCGAAGTATATGTTTCGTTCATTACTGTGAAGCCTAACATATCTTCATAGAACGGTTTCAATGCTTCTTTATCTCTGACATTTAAGGTTACACCGTTTGGATAATGGTCTCTTTTATACTCCGTCAAGGTTAATCTCCTTTCGTTCAGTTCTATTTATAATTTTTCGTTTTTCTGTGCACAAGTAATTTTAATTATAACTATTTTTGCTTTTAATTACTTCTAAGGCGCTCATATGTTCTCTAATTATTTACTTAAATGTGTCAAAAACAAAAAAGCAGAAACTGAGATGAAATTATCTCCCAGTTCCTGCTTTCATTTTAAAATTTCATTTAGATTATAGGTCAGCTACAACGCCTTGGCAACGTGGGCATAAATGGTCTAAACCATTAACTGAGCCAAGTTCAGTGCTATAGTTCCAGCATCTTTCACATTTTTCGCCATCAGCGTGTACGACTTTAATGTCGCCGTGATAATATTCAGTACCATCTTCTACTTTATCTTCCACTTCAACTTGTGACACGATAAAGAGTTGATGTAAATTCTCGAAGTCTTTTAAGAAGTCAGCCGCATCGAAGCTTTCGTTGCTGCCGATAATTACTTTCGCTTCTAACGATTTACCGATTACTTTGTTATTACGTGCTTCTTCTAATGCACGGTTCACATCGTCACGTAATTTCATGAAGGTATTCCATTTTTCAAGTAGTTCTTCATCAGGTTTAACTACTTCCGGCATATTAGCTAAGTGCACACTTTCTTCTTTAACGTGAGGAATGTATGACCAAACTTCTTCAGCAGTATGTGCAAGGATTGGTGCTAATAATTTAGTCATATCGACTAAGATTTGGTAAAGCACAGTTTGCATACTGCGACGTTTATGAGAATCTTGTTTTTCAATGTACAAGATATCTTTACCATAATCTAAGTAGAAGTTACTTAATTCCACGTTGATGAAGTTTTGAACTTCTTGATAAATGTTCAAGTAGTCGAAATTATCATAGTGATTGATGATACTTTCTGTGAATTCACGCAAACGGTTCAATAAATAACGGTCTACTTCTAATAATTCCGCTTCAGGTACTGCATCTGTTTCAGGATTGAAATCATTAACGTTACCTAACATGAAACGTAAAGTATTACGGATTTTACGATAGACGTCTGCAGTTTGTTTCAAGATTTCGTCAGAGATACGAACGTCTGCTAAGTAGTCTACACTACTTACCCATAAACGTGCGATATCTGCACCTTTTTGTTTCACAATTTGGTCAGGGACGATAACGTTACCTAATGATTTACTCATTTTCTTACCTTCGCCATCCATTACGAAACCATGTGATAATAACATTCTATATGGAGATTGGCCGCGAGTTGCTACTGCAGTTGTAATAGATGAGTTGAACCAACCACGATATTGGTCACTGCCTTCTAAGTACAAGTCAGCTGGGAATGATAATTCTGGACGAGTTTCTAATACACCACGATGTGATGAACCTGAGTCGAACCAAACGTCCATGATATCTTCTTCTTTAGTAAATTCGCCGTTAGGGCTGCCTGGATGTGTAAATCCTTCTGGCAATAAGTCTTTCGCTTCACGATCGAACCATACATTTGAACCATATTTTTCAAATAAGTTTGCCACGTGATAGATAACTTCTTTGTCCATGATGATGTCGCCATTTTCAGCATAGAATACTGGAAGAGGCACGCCCCATACACGTTGACGTGAAATTACCCATTCACCACGGTCACGAATCATGTTGTAGATACGTGTTTTACCCCAATCGACTTTGAAGTGTGTATCTTCAATCGCATCTAAGATATCTTGGCGAACTTTGCTGATTGAAGCAAACCATTGTGGTGTTGCACGGAAGATAACTGGTTTTTTCGTACGCCAGTCATGTGGGTAACTATGTGTGATAAATTTTAATTTTAAGAGACTGCCATTTTCTTTAAGCAAGTCTGTCACAGCTTTATTGGCTTTGTCATAGAACATACCTTCAAATTGACCGCCTTCTTCAGTGAAGACCCCTTTATCATTTAACGGGCTGATAACTGGCAAGCCGTATTTTTGGCCGACAATATAGTCATCTTCCCCGTGTCCAGGAGCTGTATGCACGGCACCAGTACCAGCATCAGTTGTAACGTGTAAGCCGTTGATAACTAAAGATACACGGTCGATGAATGGATGTTGTGTTTCAACATATTCTAATTCTTTACCAGTGAATTCTTTTTCAAGTTGGATATCTTCTTTGTTCCAACCTAATTCTTCAGCTACTTCTTCCACTAAGTCTTGGCCTACTACATATTTTTCACCATTGACATTATATTGGCCATATTTCAAGTCTGGGTGAACTGTGATGGCTACGTTTGAAGGTAATGTCCAAGGTGTAGTAGTCCAGATGATGAATTTCGCATCTTCATCAACGACACCTTTACCGTCTTTAACATCAAATGCTACATAGATAGATGGTGAGCGTTTGTCATGATATTCGATTTCCGCTTCAGCCAATGAAGATTCACTTGATGGAGACCAATAAACTGGTTTCTTACCTTTATAAATCAAGCCGCGATCCGCCATTTCACCGAACAAACGGATTTGTGCTGCTTCGTATTCAGGTTTCAAAGTGATATATGGATCATTGAAATCTCCATTTACACCTAAACGTTTAAAGTCTTTCTTTTGAATGTCGATTTGTTCTAACGCGAATTCTTCGCAGAGTTTACGGAATTCAGAAATCGGCATTTCTTTACGTTTAACCCCTTTTTTAGTCAATGCTTGCTCGATAGGCAAACCATGTGTATCCCAACCTGGTACATATGGAGAATAGTAACCTTGCATAGATTTATAACGCACGATAAAGTCTTTTAAGATTTTATTGAGTGCATGCCCCATGTGTAAATTACCATTCGCATAAGGAGGACCGTCATGTAAAATATATGATTCATGACCTTTATTTTTTTCTAAAATTTTGTGATATAAATCTTGTTCGTCCCATTGTTTTTGGATTTCAGGTTCTTTTTTTGGTAATCCGCCTCGCATTGGGAAATCTGTTTTTGGCATAAGTAACGTGTCTTTGTAGTTCATTTGTTTCACTCCTTAAAAATATAAAAAAGAACTCTAAGTTCAATTAACAGGGGCGAACAACCGCGGTACCACCCTGATTAACTCAACTTAGAGTTCTCTTCATTCCATGTTCTGTAATTGTTAAAAAGACAGTGATATAAGAATTAAACATATATTAGGCTTCCACCATCCCTAACTCGCTGTGTGTTTGATATGTCCAGCTAATTCTTACGCGTCTGTCTCTATATTCGTATAAGCTTGTGCATACTGCATTTCAATATCTATTTATTGGG
Above is a genomic segment from Staphylococcus piscifermentans containing:
- a CDS encoding PBECR4 domain-containing protein yields the protein MNKNNIYKIEYNDIIDFRLLLNDYINCFTRKKCFLHISDKSIKVAEIRFSKDHLPHILGLHKVINESANVFLTKILQGKLTHSSIKKHHNYQNIKDWLYSYNFLHRCFIEKIWHGV
- a CDS encoding CHAP domain-containing protein, which gives rise to MKKLLKIAVLLVIFGGAAFFFYENKNEVAKWIEQLKPDPMRNNTYEKGQCTYYVFDKVKKDGNLISNRWGDAENWAKDAKKDGYVVNHKPAVHALMQTTKGKLGHVAYIEHVNKDGSFDVSEMNYIKPYKVSSRPITAEEAKTYEYIHPKKNPKAKDEKGKTE
- a CDS encoding VOC family protein yields the protein MTEYKRDHYPNGVTLNVRDKEALKPFYEDMLGFTVMNETYTSIQYEVGDSGHRITLRQLDHGREPLVSEAGLFHIGIKLPTHADLADLMAHLTEQDIVINGAEHDVSTSIYLSDPEGNGFEFYADLPEETWNYDKEDRVIMDTRPLYASKLMNLRTHKDWETLPPDTKIGNVHLKTIRLKEVKDFYLKYFGLAESSYVNSSSLFMASGGYHHHLAVNHWMSSMKRMESSETYGLAYVDYHYPETAHKWIKGPDGIEFRFNYLGA
- the ileS gene encoding isoleucine--tRNA ligase, which translates into the protein MNYKDTLLMPKTDFPMRGGLPKKEPEIQKQWDEQDLYHKILEKNKGHESYILHDGPPYANGNLHMGHALNKILKDFIVRYKSMQGYYSPYVPGWDTHGLPIEQALTKKGVKRKEMPISEFRKLCEEFALEQIDIQKKDFKRLGVNGDFNDPYITLKPEYEAAQIRLFGEMADRGLIYKGKKPVYWSPSSESSLAEAEIEYHDKRSPSIYVAFDVKDGKGVVDEDAKFIIWTTTPWTLPSNVAITVHPDLKYGQYNVNGEKYVVGQDLVEEVAEELGWNKEDIQLEKEFTGKELEYVETQHPFIDRVSLVINGLHVTTDAGTGAVHTAPGHGEDDYIVGQKYGLPVISPLNDKGVFTEEGGQFEGMFYDKANKAVTDLLKENGSLLKLKFITHSYPHDWRTKKPVIFRATPQWFASISKVRQDILDAIEDTHFKVDWGKTRIYNMIRDRGEWVISRQRVWGVPLPVFYAENGDIIMDKEVIYHVANLFEKYGSNVWFDREAKDLLPEGFTHPGSPNGEFTKEEDIMDVWFDSGSSHRGVLETRPELSFPADLYLEGSDQYRGWFNSSITTAVATRGQSPYRMLLSHGFVMDGEGKKMSKSLGNVIVPDQIVKQKGADIARLWVSSVDYLADVRISDEILKQTADVYRKIRNTLRFMLGNVNDFNPETDAVPEAELLEVDRYLLNRLREFTESIINHYDNFDYLNIYQEVQNFINVELSNFYLDYGKDILYIEKQDSHKRRSMQTVLYQILVDMTKLLAPILAHTAEEVWSYIPHVKEESVHLANMPEVVKPDEELLEKWNTFMKLRDDVNRALEEARNNKVIGKSLEAKVIIGSNESFDAADFLKDFENLHQLFIVSQVEVEDKVEDGTEYYHGDIKVVHADGEKCERCWNYSTELGSVNGLDHLCPRCQGVVADL